The following proteins are encoded in a genomic region of Thermoanaerobaculia bacterium:
- the rplT gene encoding 50S ribosomal protein L20, whose translation MPRVKRGPKRKNRRAKVLKLAKGYYGTKSKSYRIAKQQVEKSLAYAYRDRKAKKRDFRGLWIVRINAAARENDITYSRLMDGLKKSGSDINRKMLSELAVSDPGAFTHLVSVAKKALQTA comes from the coding sequence ATGCCCCGCGTCAAACGAGGACCGAAGAGGAAGAACCGCCGCGCCAAGGTGCTGAAGCTCGCCAAGGGCTATTACGGCACGAAATCGAAGTCGTACCGGATCGCCAAGCAGCAGGTCGAGAAGTCGCTCGCATACGCCTACCGGGACCGGAAGGCGAAGAAGCGCGACTTCCGCGGGCTCTGGATCGTCCGGATCAACGCCGCCGCGCGCGAGAACGACATCACCTACAGCCGGCTGATGGATGGGCTGAAGAAGTCGGGGAGCGACATCAACCGGAAGATGCTCTCGGAGCTCGCCGTGTCGGACCCCGGGGCGTTCACCCATCTCGTCTCCGTCGCGAAAAAAGCGCTCCAGACGGCCTGA